One genomic window of Malaciobacter molluscorum LMG 25693 includes the following:
- a CDS encoding nickel-dependent hydrogenase large subunit, with translation MATKRVIVDPITRIEGHLRIEVEVDENNVIQNAYSTSTLWRGLETIVKNRDPRDAGFLMQRICGVCTYSHYRAGIEAVEDALGIEPPLNAKLTRALMNQALFMHDHPVHFYHLHGLDWVDVVSALKANPALAAKEAFKYTKYPVAAGEGDLKKVQDKVKIFVEKGQLGPFANAYWGHKSFKLTPEQNLIALSHYLKALEIQRDMAKMTAIFGGKQPHPQSLTVGGVTCIMDLLDPSRMGEFLTLFKKGQDFVNNAYYADVLMAAKAYKNEPSVTDKRGVMNFIAHNTIRLNRSEYLFDSGIIMNGDISKVYPINEDLITEEATHSWYKDNQPLHPYEGKTNPNYTGFVDRQTVGPDGKMIHSKSIDEKNKYSWIKSPRYDGKPMEVGPLACMLVSYASGNDRVKKVVDQFLKESGLPVGALFTTLGRTAARMLQTKVIVDNGLETFNALIENLKVDKETYTSYKIDKNKEYKGRFIGDVPRGMLSHWIRIKNGVVENYQAVVPSTWNAGPKDANGLIGPYESNLIGMKVEDITQPLEIIRVIHSFDPCIACAVHVMDTKGNDLGVHKVDPIYGASC, from the coding sequence ATGGCAACTAAAAGAGTTATTGTAGATCCAATTACAAGAATTGAAGGACATCTTAGAATTGAGGTTGAAGTTGATGAAAATAATGTAATTCAAAATGCATACTCTACTTCAACTTTATGGAGAGGATTAGAAACTATTGTAAAAAATAGAGATCCAAGAGATGCAGGTTTCTTGATGCAAAGAATTTGTGGTGTTTGTACTTATTCTCACTATAGAGCTGGAATTGAAGCAGTTGAAGATGCATTAGGAATTGAGCCTCCATTAAATGCAAAATTAACAAGAGCACTTATGAATCAAGCATTATTTATGCATGATCATCCAGTTCACTTTTATCATTTACATGGATTAGATTGGGTAGATGTTGTTTCTGCATTAAAAGCAAATCCAGCATTAGCTGCTAAAGAGGCATTTAAATATACTAAATATCCAGTTGCTGCAGGTGAAGGTGATCTTAAAAAAGTTCAAGATAAAGTTAAAATTTTTGTTGAAAAAGGACAACTTGGGCCTTTTGCAAATGCATATTGGGGGCATAAATCATTTAAATTAACTCCTGAACAAAATTTAATTGCATTATCTCACTATTTAAAAGCACTTGAAATTCAAAGAGATATGGCTAAAATGACAGCTATTTTTGGAGGTAAACAACCACATCCACAAAGTTTAACTGTTGGTGGTGTGACTTGTATTATGGATTTATTAGATCCATCAAGAATGGGAGAATTTCTTACTTTATTTAAAAAAGGTCAAGATTTTGTAAATAATGCATATTATGCAGATGTTTTAATGGCTGCAAAAGCTTATAAAAATGAACCTTCTGTTACGGACAAAAGAGGTGTTATGAACTTTATTGCTCATAATACAATTAGATTAAATAGAAGTGAGTATTTATTTGATAGTGGTATTATTATGAATGGAGATATTTCTAAAGTATATCCAATTAATGAAGACTTAATTACTGAAGAAGCAACTCACTCTTGGTATAAAGATAATCAACCATTACATCCATATGAAGGTAAAACAAATCCAAATTATACTGGTTTTGTAGATAGACAAACTGTTGGACCAGATGGAAAAATGATTCACTCTAAATCAATTGATGAAAAAAATAAATATAGTTGGATTAAATCACCAAGATATGATGGTAAACCAATGGAAGTTGGACCATTAGCTTGTATGCTAGTTTCTTATGCAAGTGGAAATGATAGAGTAAAAAAAGTTGTTGATCAATTTTTAAAAGAATCTGGATTACCTGTTGGTGCATTATTTACAACATTAGGAAGAACAGCAGCTAGAATGTTACAAACAAAAGTAATTGTTGATAATGGTTTAGAAACATTTAATGCTTTAATTGAAAATCTAAAAGTAGATAAAGAGACTTATACTTCTTATAAAATTGATAAAAATAAAGAATATAAGGGTAGATTTATCGGTGATGTACCAAGAGGTATGTTATCTCATTGGATTAGAATTAAAAATGGTGTTGTTGAAAATTATCAAGCTGTTGTTCCATCAACTTGGAATGCAGGACCAAAAGATGCAAATGGTCTTATTGGACCATATGAATCAAATTTAATTGGAATGAAAGTTGAAGATATTACTCAGCCATTAGAAATTATTAGAGTAATTCACAGTTTCGACCCTTGTATTGCTTGTGCAGTACATGTAATGGATACTAAAGGTAATGATTTAGGTGTTCATAAAGTAGACCCAATTTATGGGGCAAGCTGCTAG
- the cybH gene encoding Ni/Fe-hydrogenase, b-type cytochrome subunit, whose amino-acid sequence MIKKHYEFSFWLRVTHWIRVIAIIILTASGFYIAYPFIAPSHNGGEPINFLNALMRSWHIIFGFLLISVTIGKFYLFFFDKQSNVERLSFKDFISPTVWIKQIKYYLLVGKHPHGRGVYNPLQFMAYVGVYASIILISLTGLILYVHVYHEGLGGALYSILRPVEAMLGGLAWVRELHHIAMWIFIIFLPIHIYLAIFNSVYGKAGAMDSIFSGYRWIKEKDKK is encoded by the coding sequence ATGATAAAAAAACATTATGAATTTTCATTTTGGCTTAGAGTTACGCACTGGATTAGAGTAATTGCAATTATTATCTTAACAGCAAGTGGTTTTTATATTGCATATCCATTTATAGCACCTTCTCACAATGGTGGGGAGCCTATAAATTTCTTAAATGCACTTATGAGATCATGGCATATAATTTTTGGATTTTTATTAATTTCAGTAACTATTGGAAAATTTTATTTATTCTTTTTTGATAAACAAAGTAATGTGGAAAGATTATCATTTAAAGACTTTATTAGTCCAACAGTATGGATTAAACAAATAAAATACTATTTATTAGTAGGTAAACACCCTCATGGAAGAGGTGTTTATAATCCATTACAATTCATGGCGTATGTTGGAGTTTATGCATCAATTATATTGATTTCATTAACAGGATTAATTCTTTATGTTCATGTATATCATGAAGGATTGGGTGGAGCATTATACAGTATTTTAAGACCTGTTGAAGCAATGTTAGGTGGATTAGCATGGGTTAGAGAGTTACATCACATAGCAATGTGGATATTTATAATTTTCTTGCCAATTCATATTTATTTAGCAATTTTCAATTCTGTTTATGGTAAAGCTGGTGCAATGGATTCTATATTTAGCGGTTATAGATGGATAAAAGAGAAAGATAAAAAATAG
- a CDS encoding HyaD/HybD family hydrogenase maturation endopeptidase — protein sequence MNILILGIGNILFQDEGMGAHFVHYLDEKYEFNSEKNSVSIVDGGTLAQRLIPLIVKFDKLIVVDCIDALNSKPGDVYFFDFDNMPNSIDWQGSAHEVEMLQTLNMIQMNGDLPQTQVLGIIPKRVADDTTFELSEEIINATPTMEHTIINYLKQLNIDVKVINNDITITQIAQVSYKREIKNDPKI from the coding sequence ATGAATATTTTAATACTAGGCATAGGAAATATCCTTTTTCAAGATGAGGGTATGGGCGCACATTTTGTACATTATTTAGATGAAAAATATGAGTTTAATAGTGAAAAAAATAGCGTAAGCATAGTAGATGGTGGAACTTTAGCCCAACGGCTAATTCCACTCATCGTTAAGTTTGATAAATTAATTGTAGTTGATTGTATTGATGCTTTAAATTCAAAACCTGGTGATGTATATTTCTTTGATTTTGACAATATGCCAAATAGTATAGATTGGCAAGGAAGTGCACACGAAGTAGAGATGTTACAAACATTAAATATGATACAAATGAATGGAGATTTACCTCAAACTCAAGTATTAGGAATTATCCCAAAAAGAGTAGCTGATGATACTACTTTTGAATTGAGTGAAGAGATAATAAATGCAACCCCAACAATGGAACATACAATTATTAATTATCTAAAACAATTAAATATTGATGTAAAAGTAATTAATAATGATATTACTATTACACAAATAGCACAGGTTTCATACAAAAGAGAGATTAAAAATGATCCTAAAATTTAG
- the hypF gene encoding carbamoyltransferase HypF, which translates to MVIGKLVKVKGIVQGVGFRPYVFNLCDNYKLKGWVNNDDEGVNIALEGDEVTINYFINELKEFPPPLAKIDSIEVLSKEVENFEDFNIIKSENHSNKSTIISPDIAICQDCINDINDENNFRHNYALTNCTNCGPRYSIIKTVPYDRINTSMSNFELCSSCYKEYINPKNRRYHAQPVCCEKCGPKVELYNNFNKKICDGINAIDKVASLINNGEIVAIKGIGGFHLICDATIDDAVNKLRKRKNRPTKPYAVMFKDLQQIKEVADLTLKEEEIIFSKERPITLVKKKLHSFLSSFVAPNTDRIGCFLPYTPLHILLFKKLNNPIIATSANLKDEPIIRHKDELIVKLGDVADFVLDFDREIINAVDDSVVQVVNNDIFKFRNARGYAPSVIKLKNKQNKKILALGANQKSTISIAFGDNIIVSPHIGDLNSIDSIEYFMRTVKTFKRFYDFEADIIVCDIHPYYESTKWANQLKNTKVVKIQHHYAHILSVMAEYKLEDNVLGISFDGTGFGDDGNIWGGEVFVASKKEYKRVKHFKYFKLLGGEKAVKEPKRVALSLLFDTFTLEELEKKHLSTLNQFSLQELKMLNTMWEKGLNAPQTSSVGRIFDAIASLANILHIQTYEGETGLLIEQYYNEKITQTFDYTIDDFVIDIRPMIKAIVEDEYDKKTICSKFLNTMAKIIVEISDEYIDLDIVLSGGVFQNKTLLEKVIKNLMEKNKKVYYSKVIPVNDGGISVGQIYSQIE; encoded by the coding sequence ATGGTAATTGGTAAGTTAGTAAAAGTAAAAGGTATAGTTCAAGGAGTAGGATTTAGACCTTATGTATTTAACCTTTGTGATAATTATAAATTAAAAGGTTGGGTTAATAATGATGATGAAGGTGTAAATATTGCCTTAGAAGGTGATGAAGTTACTATAAATTATTTTATAAATGAACTTAAAGAGTTTCCTCCTCCTTTAGCTAAAATTGATTCAATTGAAGTTCTTTCTAAAGAAGTTGAAAACTTTGAAGATTTTAATATAATAAAAAGTGAGAATCACTCAAATAAATCTACAATAATCTCCCCTGATATTGCAATTTGTCAAGATTGTATAAATGATATAAATGATGAAAATAATTTTAGACATAATTATGCATTAACAAATTGTACAAATTGTGGTCCGAGATATTCAATTATAAAAACAGTTCCATATGACAGAATAAATACTTCTATGTCAAATTTTGAATTATGTAGTAGTTGTTATAAAGAGTATATAAATCCTAAAAATAGAAGATATCATGCACAACCTGTTTGTTGTGAAAAATGTGGTCCTAAAGTTGAACTATATAATAATTTTAATAAAAAAATATGTGATGGTATTAATGCAATTGATAAAGTTGCATCTTTAATTAATAATGGAGAAATTGTAGCAATAAAAGGAATAGGTGGTTTTCATTTAATTTGTGATGCAACTATTGATGATGCTGTAAATAAATTAAGAAAAAGAAAAAACAGACCAACTAAACCTTATGCTGTTATGTTTAAAGATTTACAACAGATAAAAGAAGTTGCTGATTTAACATTAAAAGAAGAAGAAATTATCTTTTCAAAAGAGAGGCCAATTACATTAGTTAAGAAAAAACTACACTCTTTTCTTAGCTCTTTTGTTGCTCCAAATACCGATAGAATAGGATGTTTTTTACCTTATACACCATTACATATACTTTTATTTAAAAAATTAAATAATCCTATTATTGCAACAAGTGCAAATTTAAAAGATGAACCAATAATTAGGCATAAAGATGAATTAATTGTAAAACTTGGAGATGTAGCTGATTTTGTATTAGATTTTGATAGAGAAATAATAAATGCAGTTGATGATAGTGTAGTTCAAGTTGTTAATAATGATATTTTTAAATTTAGAAATGCAAGAGGCTATGCTCCAAGTGTTATAAAATTAAAAAATAAACAAAATAAAAAAATATTAGCTCTTGGTGCAAATCAAAAATCAACTATAAGTATTGCATTTGGTGATAATATAATAGTTTCACCTCATATTGGTGATTTAAATTCAATTGACTCAATAGAATATTTTATGAGAACAGTAAAAACATTTAAAAGATTTTATGATTTTGAAGCTGATATTATTGTATGTGATATTCATCCTTATTATGAAAGTACAAAATGGGCAAATCAATTAAAAAATACAAAAGTTGTAAAAATACAACATCACTATGCTCATATTTTAAGTGTAATGGCAGAATATAAATTAGAAGATAATGTTTTAGGTATATCATTTGATGGTACTGGATTTGGAGATGATGGAAATATTTGGGGTGGAGAAGTTTTTGTAGCTTCAAAAAAAGAGTATAAAAGAGTGAAACATTTTAAATATTTTAAATTACTTGGTGGTGAAAAAGCAGTTAAAGAGCCTAAAAGAGTTGCTTTATCTTTACTTTTTGATACTTTTACTTTAGAAGAGTTAGAAAAAAAACATTTATCTACATTAAATCAATTTTCATTACAAGAACTTAAGATGTTAAATACAATGTGGGAAAAAGGATTAAATGCACCACAAACAAGCTCCGTTGGAAGAATATTTGATGCAATTGCATCTTTAGCTAATATTTTACATATTCAAACTTATGAAGGTGAAACTGGATTATTAATTGAACAATATTATAATGAAAAAATAACGCAAACATTTGATTATACTATTGATGATTTTGTTATTGATATTAGACCAATGATAAAAGCAATTGTTGAAGATGAATATGATAAAAAAACTATATGTTCAAAATTTTTAAATACTATGGCAAAAATTATTGTAGAAATATCAGATGAATATATTGATTTAGATATAGTTTTATCGGGTGGTGTTTTTCAAAATAAAACATTATTAGAAAAAGTAATAAAAAATTTAATGGAAAAAAATAAAAAAGTGTATTATTCAAAAGTGATTCCTGTTAATGATGGTGGAATTTCTGTAGGTCAAATATATTCTCAAATAGAATAA